Below is a window of Fervidobacterium pennivorans DSM 9078 DNA.
AATACTTGAACCATTCTGGACCATTTTCACGGTTCCTACGAATTCTATGTTTTTTCTTGGAAATTCGAGGTTATTAACAAACATGATATTTGATAACATCAAAACAAGGACAAATAAACCAAGCTTTGGTCTTTTAAAAAGGGCTAAAACTACGGGAAAAACCAAAAAGAAAAGTGGGAACTTCAAACGAGTTCCCACCAACGCACCGATAATTGCTCCACCAAAGTAATAAAAAGAAGTAAAAGACGCAAGATAGTTTTTTGGCTTCTCCCCCAACCCTTTCCCCCCAGCCAATACTATCTTAAGTTTGAATATCTATTACGCACCAAACTTTTCTAACCTACCTGAGTATGCTAGTATTAAGTTCATAACATCAGTTGCATGGATTGTACCAATTGTTCCCCTTGCACATTCAAATTCGTTAAACGCTTTTGAAAGTCCTCTTCTTGTGTGTTTAGCAAAGAACATTATCGGAACTGGATGGAACGAATGCCCCTTCATCGCACATGGTGTTGAGTGGTCACCAGTTACAACAAGTACATCAGGGTTCAGTGCGAGGATTTCAGGGATAACTTTATCAACATTTTCAATAACGTGAACTTTTTCGTCGAACTTACCGTCTTCACCGTAGGAATCCGTTTTCTTTATGTGAACAAAGAAGAAATCGTAATTATTCCACTCTTTCTTTAGTGTCTCTATCTCGTCTTCGATAGTTTGACCTGTTGGGATAATGGTCATTCCAACGAGTTTTGCAAGACCTTTGTACATTGGATAAACCGCTATTGCACCGGCTCTAAGTTTGTAAACTTCCGGAAACTGTGGAAGCTTAGGATACTTTGAGAACCCCCTAACGAGTGCAAAGTTCATCTTAGGTTCATCTTTGAGCACTTCTTTGATTTTTTCAAGAAGTTTATTTACAATTCTTGCTGTCTTTTCAGCTTCTGGCGAAAGAGCTGTCGTATATTTTATAGGTTTCCCTTCTTTTTGTGGGTCTGCGTCTTCAATGTTATCGGATAATCCCTCTCCTGTAAGCTTTAAGACAAATCTATGTTCTTTACCAGGATAGAAGGTCACTTTCACGCCTTCGATTTCCTTTATGTTAGCATTCAGTTTTTCTACAACCTTAGCACTCTCTTCTGTTGATGGCCTACCCGCTCTTCTGTCTACAACTATGTCACCATCTATTGTTGCGAAATTACCCCTTGCGACAACGTCAAGCTCTCCAACTTCTATATCTTCTCCCAACGCTTCGAGAATACCCCGACCAATTTGGTATTTGATGGGATCATATCCGAAAAGTCCAAGGTGTCCTGGTCCACTACCCGGTGTTATCCCGTGCATAACAGGTATAGTCTGACCTAGGTCACTGAGCTGAGCAAGCTTGTCTAAATTTGGTGTGTTCGCTTTCATAAGTGGTGTTACACCTTCTTCGTTCGGTAAATCACCGATACCATCCATAACAAGCAGAACAATCTTAGAAGCATTCGGCGAGATTAATTCATGAACAAACTCCTGTTTGTCAAAATTCATACAGTCTACCTCCTTCAACAAAATTCATAGCGAAACTTAGTGATATTATTCACATATAATTATACCATATTAGGAACATTATACCAGATGGTGTATAACTAAATTTTCCAAAGTCCGTTCTCCATTAACAGATATTCCTTTCCATCTTTGATTCCGTACACATTCATCTTATCATTTCCAACCATAAAATCCACATGTGTAAGACTCATATTTATACCATCTTTCTCTGGATCGCCGCTGAAATCTTCAACGCATGTTGGATAGGCTCTACCCAAAGCAAAGTGTGAGGCAGCGTTTTCATCGTACAACGTATTGTAGAATATCCTATTGAGTTGATAAATTGGGGAGGTTATGTCAACAAGAGCAACCTCGCCTAAGTAGGATGCTCCTTCATCTGTGTTAATGAGTTCCTTTAACACATCTTCTCCCTTCGCCGCACCAAAATCAACCACCTTACCATTCTTAAACTCAAACCAGAAATTGTCGATTACGTTGCCCTGGTAAACAAGAGGCATACTACTGGATACCTTTCCATTGACTCCGTATTTCGATGGCGCAGTGAAAACTTCTTCTGTTGGAATATTCGGAAGGAATGGCACACCATTCACGTCATGTTCTATACCACTCAACCAAAGATGTTTCTTTGGAAGCTTTACAATCAAATCTGTGCCAGGTCCTTCGTACCTTAAAGCTTCAAATTTCATATTGTTGAGATAATCTTTTCGATTTTTTAGTCTCTCCAAATGAGCAAGGAGTTTGTCATACCCTGATTCGTCTATCCTTGCCATAAAGAGGATGTCTTTCCATAAATGAGTTATGTCTTCTGTTCCGTAAACTTTCTTAGCCCATTCTGGATTCGGCACACCTGCTACACACCATCTGTTTTTATTCATCATTGTTCTTTCCATTATTTCCCTAAATGCTATCTGCCTTGCCTTAGTAGCAGCTCCTATCCTATTTGCTGGAACATCTGAGAGTAAATCCGCATAGGAGCCTACAAGTGAAATGGTAGCTGCGCCATCGTCTAGAAAACTTTTTGCCATTTCAACTTCCCAGTTGTACACATTTGTAATAACATCTTCGGGAGCTTTCAAAAGTTTCTGCCTTGTTATATACGTGTCGTTCCAAACAACAAGTACTTCCTTTGCACCTAGGTCGTAAGCTTGTTCTACAAGAATCCTAACAAAATCCTTGTGGTCTACTGAAGCATTCACAATAAGCTTCTGGCCGTTTTGAAGGTTCACACCTACTTTTAAGATAGCCTGTGCATAGTTTACCAACAAGTTCTTATCCATAATGTAACACTTCTCCTTTCATCGTCCTGTTTTACCTTAGTCCGCTTGAAATAAAGTTAAAATTAGTCCCACAATCAAAGAAAAGAAGCCTATATCGGAGGCATAGTTTGTTAGAGAGACTAAGAAAGCTATTAAACACAGTACGTAAAATTTTAGCAGATTAGCGAAAAACTTACCGAGGTTACGTTCAAAGATAAAGAGCGAATATTCGTTATGGCTGGCGCCCAAAGATAGTATGAGCAATCTGAAGCGCCTGTCGATGGAATAAACTCCTACAAGCAATTTGTATATTAGAAACACTGTCGATAACATTGCAAAGAGTGCAAAGGCAATTATCAAGTTGTCAACGTAGTACCAAAGCAATGTAAGTAACCCGAGTGTCATTATGTCATTGAAAAAATAGAGAGTTTGATAGCGAAATCGTGGTCTTTTAGAAATTACACCAAAAGAAATAACTACAGCAAAAAAGCTCCCGATAAGCGTGCTTATCAGGGAGCCAAAGATTATGTTTAAAAATGTCTTAATCATTTCTCTTTATTTTCCTCCGAATGCTTTTCTTGCTTTGTTTGAACATCTTTAAATAGCTCAGCTATTGCTCCTACCGACGAAAGGACAGATGATGTTTCCAAAGGTAGGAATATCTTAGTTGCCTGACCGTTAGCAACTTCCTTGAGCGTTTCAAGATATTTTATTGCTATGAGATCATTTGTTGGATTACCCTCATGGATGGCTTTAAACACACTTGTTATAGCAAGTGCCTGACCTTCAGCTTCAGCTATAAGTCGGTATTTGTTCGCCTCGGCAACTCTTTTAATTGCCTCAGCCTCACCTTCTGCTTTCAGAATCGCTGCTTGTTTTTCTCCCTCAGCTTTGAGAATTTCGGATTGTCTGATACCTTCTGCTTCAAGTATGGCTGCTCTCTTTGTCCTCTCAGCCTTCATCTGCTTACTCATTGCTTCCATAATGTCTTTCGGTGGGTCGATTTTCTTAATTTCAACACGCGTAATTCTTATACCCCATTTATCGGTCGCCTCATCGAGAACTGTTCTTAACTTAGTATTTATACTCTCTCTTGACGTTAGTGTTTGGTCAAGTTCGAGTTCACCTATCACATTTCTCAAATTCGTCTGAGCAAGCTTGATAGTGGCGAACTCAAAATTACTGACATTGTAAACAGACTTGAACGCATCTGTTACCTCGTAATATATCACAGCATCAACAACTACGACAACATTATCTTTTGTAATAACTTCCTGAGGAGGAACGTCTATTACATGTTCTCTCATGTCAACTTTGATCATCCTGTCGAAGAAAGGAACTATGAAGTGCAGACCAGACTTAACTTCTTTCTTGAACTTTCCCAATCTTTCAATTAACCCCCGCTCGTATGGCCTTACAATCCTGATTCCTGTTGCTGCAATAATCAGAAGTAAAAATGCAATTGCAATTAGCACGACATACATGTTTTTCCCCTCCTTTTTGGTTTTGGAAATACTATAAATTATCTGACTTATTCTCCTTTAAATTCTCAAACTCTTTCGGTTTAAAGACTGGGCGAACAACGACATGAGCGCCTTCCACTTTTTCGATTATCACCTTTTCTCCGCTTTGTATTACTACATCATCATCAACAGATACAGCTCGCCACATATCACCGCTTACCTTGACTACGCCTTTTCCCAACTTATTATCAATTTGTTCTATAACTATTGCTTCTTTTCCAATGATTTCATCAACATTGATACTTCTTACTTCTTCGCCTGTTATTTTCTTGGCAAGTTTTCTTGTGGACAAAACTAGTATACCCGACACCACTATAAATGTAAGAAGCTCAAAGATAGTGTTCTCGTAAAAGTAGGCAACAATGGCAGCTGCTAAGCTGCCAAGGCCAAACCAGAATACGAAAAATGTTGGTGTGAATATCTCTAAAACCATTAGTAAAACGCCCAAGATAATCCAAAACGCTACCGGTGAAATCATAAAATCCCCCCTTAGAAGCCACGTTGGAAAAGCTACAAAAACCAATACACAATGTTACAACCTACCTTAATCTTTTCCAACAATGGCTAATAACTAAACATTACTGGACATTTATGTTGTAAACGTCCCTCATAAAATTTACAAATTGCTCGACAATTGTGGGGTCAAAGAATGTTCCTGCTAGACTTTTTATTTCCTTTAGAGCTTGCTGTGGAGTTTTAATTTCACTGTCCCAATCAGCTGATACGAAATTCGTCACTTCGTCGTAGTAATCCAATATAGCGATTATTCTTGCAAAGTATGGTATTTCTTCACCTTTCAGTTTATCCGGAAATCCTTTTCCATCCCATCGTTCATGGTGATGTCTGACGGTTGGGATATATTTCCATAGGCTTTCGTGTATTGTTAGGTAAATAGTTCCCATCGTCGGGTGATCCTCGTAGTGAGCTTCAAATGTTCTTAATCGTGTTGGCGAATAAAGCATCAGTTGTTCAATGGCTATTTTACCCACGTCATGTAAAAATGCGTGATTTCTAAGTTCTTGGATATTTGATTCATCCCAGCCAAGATACCGCGCAAATTCTTCAGCTAGCTTGGCAACCCGTTGAGAATGGGAAAATCCATTCTTGTCTTCTACCTCTGTTAAGACGATTATGTTGACAAAAAGTGACCTCAAGAGTTCTTCTATGTATTTGTCTTGGGGGGCAAACAAACCTGCTTTTTTCGCATAGTATTGCAGAATGAAACCATAATCAGGTTCGTTATCTTCAAATTGTGCTATCACTTTTCCATTTTCTCTTATGACTATGTAACCGTTCTCTTTCGATATACAAATTCCCTTACTTGGATCCTCACATATTGGTTCTTTGCCAAATGCCTCTTTGAAAAGTTTTACAAGTTCGTCCGGTAACAAATTTCCACCACCTCTTTGCTGATAGCTCAAACTAATAAGTCAGAGATATACTTCTGGAATTTATTTCCTCCGAAATCTTTGTTATGAATTCTTCGACGTCCACATCGTGGATGTCTTTTCCATCACGTGTCCTAACCGAGATTTTTCCAGATTCTTTCTCTTTTTCACCAACGATTATCATATACGGCACTTTCCTAATTTGGTTTTCCCTTATTCTATATCCAAGAGTCTCGTTACGGTCATCAAGTTCTACCCTTATGCCGTACTTGTCAAACTTTTCTGATAGTTCCTTTGCGTAATCAACATACTTTTCCGAAACAGGTAGCACAACAACCTGAACCGGTGCAAGCCATGTCGGGAATGCACCTGCGTAATGTTCAATAAGAATACCGAAAAATCTTTCAAGGGAACCGTACAGTGCTCTATGAATCATGACTGGTCTTTTCTCTGTTCCATCGGCATCCTTGTATGTGATATCGAAGCGTTCAGGCATTTGGAAATCTACCTGGATAGTTGCACACTGCCATTCTCTGCCAATCACATCTTTAACGTGGAAGTCAATCTTCGGACCGTAAAATGCACCCTCACCTTCCGCAACAACATACGGAACCTTCGTTTCTTCCAAAGCGTTCCTAAGCGCTTGTGTAGCTTTTTCCCACGTCGCCTCATCACCCATGTGGTCTTCGGGCATTGTGCTGAGTGTCGCACGGTATGTGAAACCAAAAATGCTGTAGAGTTCGTCAATGAATTTAACAACATTGGTGACCTCTGCCACGACCTGGTCTTCTCTACAGAATATATGTGCATCATCTTGTGTGAACGTCCTTACTCTCAATAGTCCGTGCAAAACCCCGCCACGTTCGTATCTGTGAACTCTGCCAAATTCAAACAATCTGATTGGAAGGTCTTTATATGAAACAGGTTTGTTTTTGTAAATGAGTATGTGACCAGGACAGTTCATTGGTTTCACAGCATAGGTGACTTCTTCTTTTTCTGTGAAATACATATTGTTCTTGTAATGGTCCCAGTGCCCACTTTGACGCCACAGTTTTTCATGCATTATTAAAGGAGTCCCCACTTCTTTGTAACCGTATTTTTTGTGCAACTTCCTCGAAAGATTCATAAGCTCCAAAAGTACTGTCATACCGTACGGTAAAAATATCGGCATACCTGCTGCAACATCTGTATTTATAAAGAACAATTCAAGTTGAGGCCCGAGTTTTCTGTGATCTCTCTTCTTTGCTTCCTCAAGCATTTTCAGGTAGTTCTCAAGGTCTTCCTTTTTAGCAAAGGCTGTGCCGTAGATTCTTTGGAGCATAGGATTTTTTTCATTACCTCGCCAATAAGCACCAGAAACAGAAAGTAACTTAAAGTGCTTCACCTTGCCAGTGCTTGGTAGATGCGGGCCACGACAAAGGTCAACGAATTCACCTTGTTTGTAAAAACTCACCTTTTCATCAGGAATTTCTTCTATAAGCTCTACTTTATAAACTTGTCCTCTTTGCTTCATTAACTCTATCGCTTCCGCTTTTGGTAGCTCGAATCTTTCTATTTTCAAGTCCTCTTTGATTATTTTCTTCATCTCTTCTTCTATCTTTGCTAAGTCTTCTTCCGTTATTTTTGCGTCTTGAATGTCAAAATCATAGTAAAACCCATTTTCAATAGTTGGGCCAATACCAAGTTTAACCTTGTCAGCACCGTAAATTCTCATAACAGCTTGGGCCATTATATGTGACATCGTATGTCTGTAAATTTCTGCTGCTTCTGGGTCTTCTAGCTTTACTATTTTCAACTCGCAATCGAAGTCAATAGGTCGTTCCAAATCCCACAACTGACCGTTGACCAAAGCTCCCACGGCATTTCTCCATAGCCCCTCGGAAATTTCTCTCGCTATTTGACCCGGTGTTACAGGTCCATCGTAGATTTTTATACTCCCATCAGGTAATCTCACTTGCATAATCATCGGGCACCTCCAAACTCGAGTTTTTTGTATATGTAAACAAATAAAGCGCAATTTATGAGAAAACCGTAAAGTAAAGCAAATGGTTCAAAAAAGTAGTATGGAAGCAAGAATAAAACCGCCTGTAGTAAAGATGCGCTCCATGGATAATAAAATGTATCTCTATATAATTCTATCACAATAATGATGAGTGTTAGGATAACCCAAATAATCGACAGTCTCTGGTATGAAAAACTTTGGTAAAAAAGAGAAAACAAAAACAGTCTTATTACTTTCAACCTTAAGCTTCTCTCATCAATTTCTGGAAGAGATTCAAGAAGAAAATATAACGGCACAAGTGTGAAGTATTCTTTGAAAACATTATCAACAAAAACCGAAACAATGGAAACGACCCACAGTGTAAATTCCATACTAGCACCTCAACACTTTAAAATGGAAGCCAAAACTTTACAGTCCTATCTGCTCGGCTATTTCTTTCATGGCTTCTAACGCAAGAGAGTAAAATTCTTCCAATGTCAGCCCGATACTCTCGCAAGATTTCATCTGGTCCCTATTTGCACCTCTTGCGAATCCTTTTTCTTTAAACCTGTTTAGCAGAAATGGAACGTCAACAAAGGCGAGCTTCTTTTCAGGTCTTATCAACGCAGCAGCTACTATGAAACCACTTGTTGGGTCAACCGCATAAAGTGCTTTTTCCATAAGAGTTTCCGGTGCTTTCTTTTCACAATGTGCAAGAATAGCATCTTTTATTTCCTTGCTTACGGAATCACCAAGAATCTCAACACTTTTAAAACCATGTTCTTCTGGTTTATCTTTTGTATAATCATAATCAAGGTCGTGGAGCAA
It encodes the following:
- a CDS encoding 2,3-bisphosphoglycerate-independent phosphoglycerate mutase; protein product: MNFDKQEFVHELISPNASKIVLLVMDGIGDLPNEEGVTPLMKANTPNLDKLAQLSDLGQTIPVMHGITPGSGPGHLGLFGYDPIKYQIGRGILEALGEDIEVGELDVVARGNFATIDGDIVVDRRAGRPSTEESAKVVEKLNANIKEIEGVKVTFYPGKEHRFVLKLTGEGLSDNIEDADPQKEGKPIKYTTALSPEAEKTARIVNKLLEKIKEVLKDEPKMNFALVRGFSKYPKLPQFPEVYKLRAGAIAVYPMYKGLAKLVGMTIIPTGQTIEDEIETLKKEWNNYDFFFVHIKKTDSYGEDGKFDEKVHVIENVDKVIPEILALNPDVLVVTGDHSTPCAMKGHSFHPVPIMFFAKHTRRGLSKAFNEFECARGTIGTIHATDVMNLILAYSGRLEKFGA
- a CDS encoding aminopeptidase — its product is MDKNLLVNYAQAILKVGVNLQNGQKLIVNASVDHKDFVRILVEQAYDLGAKEVLVVWNDTYITRQKLLKAPEDVITNVYNWEVEMAKSFLDDGAATISLVGSYADLLSDVPANRIGAATKARQIAFREIMERTMMNKNRWCVAGVPNPEWAKKVYGTEDITHLWKDILFMARIDESGYDKLLAHLERLKNRKDYLNNMKFEALRYEGPGTDLIVKLPKKHLWLSGIEHDVNGVPFLPNIPTEEVFTAPSKYGVNGKVSSSMPLVYQGNVIDNFWFEFKNGKVVDFGAAKGEDVLKELINTDEGASYLGEVALVDITSPIYQLNRIFYNTLYDENAASHFALGRAYPTCVEDFSGDPEKDGINMSLTHVDFMVGNDKMNVYGIKDGKEYLLMENGLWKI
- a CDS encoding SPFH domain-containing protein, coding for MYVVLIAIAFLLLIIAATGIRIVRPYERGLIERLGKFKKEVKSGLHFIVPFFDRMIKVDMREHVIDVPPQEVITKDNVVVVVDAVIYYEVTDAFKSVYNVSNFEFATIKLAQTNLRNVIGELELDQTLTSRESINTKLRTVLDEATDKWGIRITRVEIKKIDPPKDIMEAMSKQMKAERTKRAAILEAEGIRQSEILKAEGEKQAAILKAEGEAEAIKRVAEANKYRLIAEAEGQALAITSVFKAIHEGNPTNDLIAIKYLETLKEVANGQATKIFLPLETSSVLSSVGAIAELFKDVQTKQEKHSEENKEK
- a CDS encoding NfeD family protein, yielding MISPVAFWIILGVLLMVLEIFTPTFFVFWFGLGSLAAAIVAYFYENTIFELLTFIVVSGILVLSTRKLAKKITGEEVRSINVDEIIGKEAIVIEQIDNKLGKGVVKVSGDMWRAVSVDDDVVIQSGEKVIIEKVEGAHVVVRPVFKPKEFENLKENKSDNL
- a CDS encoding HD-GYP domain-containing protein, whose amino-acid sequence is MLPDELVKLFKEAFGKEPICEDPSKGICISKENGYIVIRENGKVIAQFEDNEPDYGFILQYYAKKAGLFAPQDKYIEELLRSLFVNIIVLTEVEDKNGFSHSQRVAKLAEEFARYLGWDESNIQELRNHAFLHDVGKIAIEQLMLYSPTRLRTFEAHYEDHPTMGTIYLTIHESLWKYIPTVRHHHERWDGKGFPDKLKGEEIPYFARIIAILDYYDEVTNFVSADWDSEIKTPQQALKEIKSLAGTFFDPTIVEQFVNFMRDVYNINVQ
- the thrS gene encoding threonine--tRNA ligase, with product MIMQVRLPDGSIKIYDGPVTPGQIAREISEGLWRNAVGALVNGQLWDLERPIDFDCELKIVKLEDPEAAEIYRHTMSHIMAQAVMRIYGADKVKLGIGPTIENGFYYDFDIQDAKITEEDLAKIEEEMKKIIKEDLKIERFELPKAEAIELMKQRGQVYKVELIEEIPDEKVSFYKQGEFVDLCRGPHLPSTGKVKHFKLLSVSGAYWRGNEKNPMLQRIYGTAFAKKEDLENYLKMLEEAKKRDHRKLGPQLELFFINTDVAAGMPIFLPYGMTVLLELMNLSRKLHKKYGYKEVGTPLIMHEKLWRQSGHWDHYKNNMYFTEKEEVTYAVKPMNCPGHILIYKNKPVSYKDLPIRLFEFGRVHRYERGGVLHGLLRVRTFTQDDAHIFCREDQVVAEVTNVVKFIDELYSIFGFTYRATLSTMPEDHMGDEATWEKATQALRNALEETKVPYVVAEGEGAFYGPKIDFHVKDVIGREWQCATIQVDFQMPERFDITYKDADGTEKRPVMIHRALYGSLERFFGILIEHYAGAFPTWLAPVQVVVLPVSEKYVDYAKELSEKFDKYGIRVELDDRNETLGYRIRENQIRKVPYMIIVGEKEKESGKISVRTRDGKDIHDVDVEEFITKISEEINSRSISLTY
- a CDS encoding HD domain-containing protein, giving the protein MKREEALELLKTHVSNKNLINHCLACEAIMRRLARHFGQDEETWGLAGLLHDLDYDYTKDKPEEHGFKSVEILGDSVSKEIKDAILAHCEKKAPETLMEKALYAVDPTSGFIVAAALIRPEKKLAFVDVPFLLNRFKEKGFARGANRDQMKSCESIGLTLEEFYSLALEAMKEIAEQIGL